A single window of Coffea eugenioides isolate CCC68of chromosome 7, Ceug_1.0, whole genome shotgun sequence DNA harbors:
- the LOC113778138 gene encoding anaphase-promoting complex subunit 10 isoform X1, whose amino-acid sequence MAESSEGEEEGKLVGGDQQLVVDDDLCEMAKKAAWSVSSCKPGNGVLSLRDDNLDTYWQSDGAQPHLVNIQFQKKVKLQLVVLYVDFKLDESYTPSKISIRAGDGFHNLKEIKAIELVKPAGWVYISLSGNDPRETFVNTFMLQIAILSNHLNGRDTHVRQIKVYGPRPNPIPHQAFQFTSREFITYSTVR is encoded by the exons ATGGCTGAATCATCTGAGGGAGAGGAAGAAGGGAAGCTCGTTGGAGGGGACCAGCAGCTAGTTGTGGATGATGACCTTTGTGAGATGGCAAAGAAGGCTGCTTGGAGTGTCAGCTCTTGCAAGCCCGGCAATGGCGTTCTTTCCCTTCGCGACGACAACCTTGATACCTACTGGCA ATCAGACGGAGCACAGCCACATCTTGTTAatattcaatttcaaaagaaagtaaAGCTTCAA TTAGTGGTTTTATATGTGGATTTCAAGCTTGATGAGAGTTATACGCCTAGTAAGATCTCGATCCGAGCTGGTGATGGTTTCCACAACTTGAAA GAGATAAAAGCAATCGAGCTTGTCAAGCCAGCAGGTTGGGTGTATATCTCACTGTCTGGGAATGATCCTCG GGAAACTTTTGTGAATACTTTCATGTTGCAAATAGCGATCTTGTCAAACCATCTTAACGGGAGGGATACTCATGTCAGGCAGATTAAAGTCTATGGGCCTAGGCC GAATCCAATTCCTCATCAAGCCTTTCAGTTCACTTCTAGGGAGTTCATCACATATTCTACTGTGAGATGA
- the LOC113777954 gene encoding uncharacterized protein LOC113777954 — translation MLQQLRHQMKEQLYTISAENSLKIIQWCCSTQVNHLYTLSLPSLSGCKTSLISVQKLLQIQKWLIKRYPKYQKEDHGVTFSFAQTEKSRKSLLLFFIHLVFKTVMLLQSTMVYSIGKSTSKMDVSSKDGIPSAKTILLTKIIWFSCAQKEILSMMF, via the exons ATGCTGCAACAGCTAAGACATCAGATGAAGGAACAGCTGTATACTATATCAGCAGAAAATTCATTGAAGATTATCCAATGGTGCTGCAGTACACAGGTGAACCATCTCTACACTCTATCACTTCCGTCACTCAGTGGTTGCAAAACATCATTGATATCAGTTCAGAAGCTTTTGCAAATACAG AAATGGCTGATCAAGAGGTACCCCAAATACCAGAAGGAAGACCATGGTGTCACGTTTTCTTTTGCTCAAACAGAGAAAAGCAG GAAATCTCTGCTGCTATTTTTCATTCACTTGGTCTTCAAAACGGTCATGCTATTACAATCTACCATGGTATACAGCATTGGCAAATCGACATCAAAGATGGATGTTTCGAGCAAGGATGGCATTCCTTCTGCAAAGACAATCTTATTGACGAAAATAATATGGTTTTCTTGCGCACAAAAGGAAATCTTATCTATGATGTTTTAG
- the LOC113777953 gene encoding uncharacterized protein LOC113777953 — protein sequence MAQQNPMPLLLPNFSLSFFLTILLCFSSYYARTIDPRSLASRSAAVRSRRLLLLHCTFSTTSSFPVRRRFSSPPPPLLRSLKLRTTNNNHHRHFAFYTVFGELAEGLLKMTALEAMEYYDKKIDLPLDKVHKELKTKMFIVQIKPGTTKEGNSHKRYTIEYYFEDTSEIKSIEYPEENSTQHKHIEDKQPSSPKARIRLEARFEESETKQQRFSDMNSIEYAKENSSQNVSTATNATVTMISQSGKEHSSSKPKMLLQTGSQESLDKQQDVLDVDGFTSNKKPRNI from the exons ATGGCGCAGCAG AATCCAATGCCTCTGCTTTTGCCTAACTTCTCTCTCTCCTTCTTCTTGACGATATTGCTCTGTTTCTCTTCTTACTACGCAAGGACCATTGATCCTCGGTCTCTCGCG TCCAGATCAGCTGCCGTCCGTTCGCGTcgcctcctcctcctccattgTACCTTTTCTACCACCTCTTCCTTTCCGGTGAG AAGACGGTTTTCTTCTCCTCCGCCGCCACTCCTCAGATCCCTCAAACTCAGAACTACCAACAATAATCACCATCGCCACTTCGCCTTCTACACCG TGTTTGGCGAATTAGCTGAAGGCTTGCTCAAAATGACTGCACTGGAAGCAATGGAATATTATGACAAG AAAATAGACTTGCCATTGGATAAGGTTCATAAAGAGCTGAAAACAAAAATGTTCATAGTTCAAATCAAGCCAGGCACTACTAAAGAAGGAAACAGTCATAAACGCTACACTATAGAGTATTACTTCGAAGACACTTCAGAGATCAAATCCATTGAATATCCTGAAGAAAATAGTACTCAGCATAAACACATTGAAG ATAAGCAGCCATCTTCACCAAAAGCAAGAATTCGGTTGGAGGCtaggtttgaagaatctgaaaCTAAACAACAAAGGTTTTCAGACATGAATTCCATTGAATATGCTAAAGAAAACAGCTCACAGAATGTCTCCACTGCAACAAATGCTACAGTTACCATGATTTCTCAATCAG GCAAGGAGCATTCTTCATCAAAGCCAAAAATGCTTCTTCAAACTGGTTCTCAGGAATCTCTGGATAAGCAGCAAGACGTTTTAGATGTTGATGGTTTTACTTCCAACAAGAAACCAAGAAATATATGA
- the LOC113778092 gene encoding tubby-like F-box protein 5 has protein sequence MSFKSIVRELREMKEGIGNISRRGLEGKHWRHRTRSHIAPDVVVSELIQQGQWANLPPELLLDIIRRVEESETSWPDRAVVVFCAAVCKSWRDITKEIVKTPEECGRLTFPISLKQPGPRESPIQCFIKRDRAASVYRLHFGLTPSEDENDKLLLAAKKIRRATSTDFIISLVADDFSRASNTYVGKLRSNFLGTKFTIYDSQPPIVAPVHQNGRSSRRFHAKQVSPRVPACNYGVAAISYELNVLRTRGPRRMHCVMHSIPVSSVQEGGNAPTPKSFPQSFDDKSFPSSGSKGKEALKSLSSPSPSSSPAASQHSREALMLKNKAPRWHEQLQCWCLNFKGRVTVASVKNFQLVAAVDPSHNVPAAEQEKVILQFGKIGKDIFTMDYRYPLSAFQAFAICLSSFDTKPACE, from the exons ATGTCATTCAAGAGCATTGTGCGTGAGCTGAGAGAGATGAAAGAAGGGATTGGGAATATATCTAGGAGAGGACTGGAAGGGAAGCATTGGCGCCACCGTACCAGGTCTCATATAGCACCAGATGTGGTTGTGTCTGAGCTGATCCAACAAGGGCAGTGGGCAAACTTGCCCCCAGAGCTTCTTTTGGACATAATACGGAGGGTTGAAGAGAGTGAGACATCATGGCCTGATAGGGCTGTTGTTGTTTTTTGTGCAGCAGTCTGCAAGTCATGGAGGGATATAACTAAGGAGATTGTCAAAACTCCAGAGGAATGTGGGAGGCTCACCTTTCCCATTTCATTGAAGCAG CCGGGGCCTCGTGAATCGCCAATTCAGTGCTTCATTAAAAGGGATAGAGCAGCATCAGTTTATCGGTTGCATTTTGGTCTCACCCCAT CTGAGGATGAGAACGATAAACTATTGCTGGCAGCTAAGAAGATCAGAAGAGCAACTAGTACAGACTTCATCATTTCCTTGGTTGCAGATGACTTTTCCCGAGCCAGCAATACATATGTTGGAAAATTGAG GTCTAATTTTCTGGGCACGAAGTTTACCATTTATGATAGCCAACCTCCAATTGTTGCTCCGGTTCACCAAAACGGTCGCTCGAGCAGAAGATTCCATGCAAAGCAAGTATCTCCAAGAGTACCTGCTTGTAACTACGGCGTGGCAGCTATTTCCTATGAACTGAATGTCCTTCGTACTAGAGGGCCTAGGCGAATGCATTGTGTCATGCACTCAATTCCAGTGTCTTCGGTGCAGGAGGGTGGCAATGCTCCAACACCAAAATCGTTTCCTCAGTCATTTGATGATAAATCTTTTCCCTCATCGGGCTCTAAAGGAAAGGAGGCACTCAAAAGTTTATCTTCCCCTAGTCCTTCAAGTTCACCAGCCGCATCACAGCACTCTAGAGAAGCACTTATGCTTAAAAATAAGGCCCCTCGATGGCATGAGCAGTTACAGTGTTGGTGCCTAAATTTCAAAGGTCGTGTTACAGTAGCCTCTGTTAAGAATTTCCAGCTTGTGGCAGCTGTTGACCCATCACACAATGTACCAGCTGCAGAGCAAGAAAAAGTGATTTTGCAGTTTGGTAAAATTGGAAAGGACATCTTCACGATGGATTATCGCTACCCACTCTCTGCCTTCCAAGCTTTTGCAATCTGCTTGAGCAGCTTTGACACCAAGCCAGCATGTGAATGA
- the LOC113778183 gene encoding transcription factor HBI1-like isoform X2, protein MLHCLQTPSPENFTAAGMNADMSVLERQRSVLQRLYQQQQHQQDMHSSQPTTSSMPLFQYQNLVNPLKVHQENSPNFGFTCSEITTTNTNLEMDHHQLSCSNVTATSSKTHHVASSKKRKAEFDVEEECKDKRVEGEAGEVQSGITVKSEKENSGRNSRENSNSKASEVVQKTDYIHVRARRGQATDSHSLAERARREKISKKMKCLQDLVPGCNKVTGKAGMLDEIINYVQSLQKQVEFLSMKLATLNPRLDFNVDNIFAKEFPAYIASFPTAATPIEVVHSALLQYNQGQQEPTSSGLDMAINPAQMVPQRTGTSSLTFPEAYFDSISSLSMPTWDSDWQSFYNNVVSYH, encoded by the exons ATGTTACACTGCCTGCAGACGCCGTCACCGGAGAACTTCACCGCTGCCGGCATGAACGCCGATATGAGCGTACTGGAAAGGCAGAGATCAGTGTTGCAACGCCTTTACCAGCAGCAGCAGCATCAACAGGACATGCATTCTTCGCAACCCACAACATCATCAATGCCTCTGTTTCAGTACCAGAATTTAGTGAATCCCTTGAAAGTTCATCAAGAAAATTCCCCCAATTTCGGGTTCACCTGTTCCGAAATCACGACTACTAATACTAATTTGGAAATGGATCACCATCAACTATCCTGCTCTAACGTTACTGCTACTTCATCTAAAACTCATCATGTTGCTTCCagcaagaaaaggaaagcaGAG TTTGATGTAGAAGAGGAGTGCAAGGACAAAAGGGTCGAAGGAGAAGCAGGGGAAGTACAGTCAGGGATTACCGTAAaaagtgaaaaggaaaattcAGGGAGAAATTCAAGGGAAAATTCCAATTCCAAGGCTTCAGAGGTGGTTCAGAAGACTGATTACATTCATGTCAGAGCGCGTCGTGGTCAGGCCACTGATAGCCACAGCTTAGCTGAAAGG GCTAGGAGGGagaaaattagtaagaagatgAAATGTCTACAAGATTTAGTCCCTGGCTGTAACAAAGTTACTGGGAAGGCTGGCATGCTCGATGAAATTATTAATTACGTTCAATCTCTCCAGAAACAAGTTGAG TTCCTTTCAATGAAATTGGCTACTCTGAATCCGCGGCTAGACTTTAACGTTGACAACATCTTTGCAAAAGAG TTTCCTGCTTACATCGCCAGTTTTCCGACCGCGGCTACACCGATAGAAGTGGTTCATTCAGCCTTACTACAGTACAATCAAGGGCAACAAGAACCCACAAGTTCAGGGCTTGATATGGCAATCAATCCTGCTCAGATGGTGCCACAGAGAACCGGAACATCCTCATTAACATTTCCGGAAGCAtattttgattcaatttctaGTCTGTCC ATGCCAACTTGGGACAGCGATTGGCAAAGCTTTTACAACAATGTCGTCAGCTATCATTGA
- the LOC113778183 gene encoding transcription factor HBI1-like isoform X1, with the protein MLHCLQTPSPENFTAAGMNADMSVLERQRSVLQRLYQQQQHQQDMHSSQPTTSSMPLFQYQNLVNPLKVHQENSPNFGFTCSEITTTNTNLEMDHHQLSCSNVTATSSKTHHVASSKKRKAEFDVEEECKDKRVEGEAGEVQSGITVKSEKENSGRNSRENSNSKASEVVQKTDYIHVRARRGQATDSHSLAERARREKISKKMKCLQDLVPGCNKVTGKAGMLDEIINYVQSLQKQVEFLSMKLATLNPRLDFNVDNIFAKEFPAYIASFPTAATPIEVVHSALLQYNQGQQEPTSSGLDMAINPAQMVPQRTGTSSLTFPEAYFDSISSLSQMPTWDSDWQSFYNNVVSYH; encoded by the exons ATGTTACACTGCCTGCAGACGCCGTCACCGGAGAACTTCACCGCTGCCGGCATGAACGCCGATATGAGCGTACTGGAAAGGCAGAGATCAGTGTTGCAACGCCTTTACCAGCAGCAGCAGCATCAACAGGACATGCATTCTTCGCAACCCACAACATCATCAATGCCTCTGTTTCAGTACCAGAATTTAGTGAATCCCTTGAAAGTTCATCAAGAAAATTCCCCCAATTTCGGGTTCACCTGTTCCGAAATCACGACTACTAATACTAATTTGGAAATGGATCACCATCAACTATCCTGCTCTAACGTTACTGCTACTTCATCTAAAACTCATCATGTTGCTTCCagcaagaaaaggaaagcaGAG TTTGATGTAGAAGAGGAGTGCAAGGACAAAAGGGTCGAAGGAGAAGCAGGGGAAGTACAGTCAGGGATTACCGTAAaaagtgaaaaggaaaattcAGGGAGAAATTCAAGGGAAAATTCCAATTCCAAGGCTTCAGAGGTGGTTCAGAAGACTGATTACATTCATGTCAGAGCGCGTCGTGGTCAGGCCACTGATAGCCACAGCTTAGCTGAAAGG GCTAGGAGGGagaaaattagtaagaagatgAAATGTCTACAAGATTTAGTCCCTGGCTGTAACAAAGTTACTGGGAAGGCTGGCATGCTCGATGAAATTATTAATTACGTTCAATCTCTCCAGAAACAAGTTGAG TTCCTTTCAATGAAATTGGCTACTCTGAATCCGCGGCTAGACTTTAACGTTGACAACATCTTTGCAAAAGAG TTTCCTGCTTACATCGCCAGTTTTCCGACCGCGGCTACACCGATAGAAGTGGTTCATTCAGCCTTACTACAGTACAATCAAGGGCAACAAGAACCCACAAGTTCAGGGCTTGATATGGCAATCAATCCTGCTCAGATGGTGCCACAGAGAACCGGAACATCCTCATTAACATTTCCGGAAGCAtattttgattcaatttctaGTCTGTCC CAGATGCCAACTTGGGACAGCGATTGGCAAAGCTTTTACAACAATGTCGTCAGCTATCATTGA
- the LOC113778138 gene encoding anaphase-promoting complex subunit 10 isoform X2 yields MAESSEGEEEGKLVGGDQQLVVDDDLCEMAKKAAWSVSSCKPGNGVLSLRDDNLDTYWQSDGAQPHLVNIQFQKKLVVLYVDFKLDESYTPSKISIRAGDGFHNLKEIKAIELVKPAGWVYISLSGNDPRETFVNTFMLQIAILSNHLNGRDTHVRQIKVYGPRPNPIPHQAFQFTSREFITYSTVR; encoded by the exons ATGGCTGAATCATCTGAGGGAGAGGAAGAAGGGAAGCTCGTTGGAGGGGACCAGCAGCTAGTTGTGGATGATGACCTTTGTGAGATGGCAAAGAAGGCTGCTTGGAGTGTCAGCTCTTGCAAGCCCGGCAATGGCGTTCTTTCCCTTCGCGACGACAACCTTGATACCTACTGGCA ATCAGACGGAGCACAGCCACATCTTGTTAatattcaatttcaaaagaaa TTAGTGGTTTTATATGTGGATTTCAAGCTTGATGAGAGTTATACGCCTAGTAAGATCTCGATCCGAGCTGGTGATGGTTTCCACAACTTGAAA GAGATAAAAGCAATCGAGCTTGTCAAGCCAGCAGGTTGGGTGTATATCTCACTGTCTGGGAATGATCCTCG GGAAACTTTTGTGAATACTTTCATGTTGCAAATAGCGATCTTGTCAAACCATCTTAACGGGAGGGATACTCATGTCAGGCAGATTAAAGTCTATGGGCCTAGGCC GAATCCAATTCCTCATCAAGCCTTTCAGTTCACTTCTAGGGAGTTCATCACATATTCTACTGTGAGATGA
- the LOC113778138 gene encoding anaphase-promoting complex subunit 10 isoform X3: MAESSEGEEEGKLVGGDQQLVVDDDLCEMAKKAAWSVSSCKPGNGVLSLRDDNLDTYWQSDGAQPHLVNIQFQKKVKLQLVVLYVDFKLDESYTPSKISIRAGDGFHNLKEIKAIELVKPAGWVYISLSGNDPRNPIPHQAFQFTSREFITYSTVR, translated from the exons ATGGCTGAATCATCTGAGGGAGAGGAAGAAGGGAAGCTCGTTGGAGGGGACCAGCAGCTAGTTGTGGATGATGACCTTTGTGAGATGGCAAAGAAGGCTGCTTGGAGTGTCAGCTCTTGCAAGCCCGGCAATGGCGTTCTTTCCCTTCGCGACGACAACCTTGATACCTACTGGCA ATCAGACGGAGCACAGCCACATCTTGTTAatattcaatttcaaaagaaagtaaAGCTTCAA TTAGTGGTTTTATATGTGGATTTCAAGCTTGATGAGAGTTATACGCCTAGTAAGATCTCGATCCGAGCTGGTGATGGTTTCCACAACTTGAAA GAGATAAAAGCAATCGAGCTTGTCAAGCCAGCAGGTTGGGTGTATATCTCACTGTCTGGGAATGATCCTCG GAATCCAATTCCTCATCAAGCCTTTCAGTTCACTTCTAGGGAGTTCATCACATATTCTACTGTGAGATGA